CGTTGAATACTCGAATAATTATAAGAGTTGTAGGATTTGTTTTATTATTTATAACAACAGCTATGCTGCCTTCTTTGATAATGTCTTTATATTATGGTGAAGGTTATAAGGCTTTTTTATATTCAATAATTATAACCGGGCTATTGGGTGCTGCTGCTTTTTTGGTACCGGTTAAATCAAAGGAAATAGGTTACCGCGAAGGTTTTTTAATTGCTAATATAGTTTGGGTATTAGCCGTTATTGTTGGTTCTTTACCGTTCATCATTTCAGAAGTGCTCACCCCTGTAGATGCATTATTTGAAAGTACCTCCGGTTTTACAACTACCGGCGCTTCCGTTATTGCCGACGTAGAAAGCCTACCACGAGGACTTTCTTTCTGGCGGAGTATGATGCACTGGGTTGGCGGAATGGGTATTTTAGTTTTGGTAATTGCATTAATTCCTTCCTTCAGGCTTGCCGGAATGCAGTTATTAAAGGTAGAATTAACAGGTCCTACAAAAAGTAAGATTATGCCAAGGGTAATTCAAACTATCAGGGAGCTATATAAGATTTACATATTACTTACTGTCTTAGCTGTTATAGCTCTTAAAATTGCCGGTTTAACCTGGTATGATTCTTTCTATCATGCATTCAGTGTAGTGGCTACCGGAGGTTATTCAAGCAAGAATGCCGGTGTGGGGGCTTTTAACAGTTTTGCGGTAGAAATGATCCTGGTTGTTTTTATGCTTATTGCCAGTATTAATTTTACCTTGCTCTTTATATTGAAGAGGGGAAAAATAATTTCTGTTCTAAAAGATAGTGAAGTTAAAGCTTTTCTAGCTATAGTAACTGTTGCCTTTAGTCTTATAGGATATGATTTATATTTCTCTCACGGGGAATCTTCTTTTGAGTCTTTTAGGTATTCCATTTTTCAAACGGCATCCCTTATAACCGGAACGGGTTTTGCGACAGCCGATTATAATGTCTGGCCCCCCTTTAGTCAAGCTATTTTATTAAATTTAATGTTAATCGGTGGGTGTGCGGGGTCTACCTGCGGGGGAATAAAAGTTATCAGGTTTTTGATATTATTTAACAATATAAAAAAGTATTTTTTACGAATAATTCATCCTGAAGTCGTAACTGCAGTGCGGGTAGGAAAGAGAATCTTTCCGGAGGATGTTGTTCAAGGTGTACAGGTGTTTTTCTTTTTCTATTTATCTATATTGGGTACAGCAACACTGGTGATTTCTTCCCTGGGAGTTGATTTTATTACCTCCTTAACAGCTGTTGCAGCTTCTTTGGGAAATGTAGGACCCGGGTTGGAGCTAGTAGGGCCGAGCGGTAATTATTCTCTAATACCTCCTCCGGGTAAAATAATTTTATCTCTTTGTATGGTTGTAGGTCGCCTTGAGATTTTTACAGTATTAGTGCTTTTCAGTTATCGTTTTTGGAAATAGAATATTTTGTGCGGCTGCAGCTGAACAAATTAAAAACTGATTTTGGGAGATGTAAAATGCATATTGAGGATATTATTAGAGCAGCTTTTGAATTGGGGGTTTCTGACGTTCATATAACAGTTAACAGTGCGCCCGCTTTCAGACTGCACGGTTTACTGATACCAATAGACAGCCCTGAATTGGCCGGTAAGATAAATATAGATCTAAAGAAATTAACCGCCGAAGATACCAAGGGTTTGGCACGGGAATTAATGTCCGGCAAACAATATGAGAAGTTTTTAGATAAAGGAGAAATTGACTTTTCATGTGATTTACCCGAACTCTGTCGACTGAGGGTTAATGTTTATAAGCAGCGCAATTATATAAGTATGGCAATCCGATTAATTAATTCAGAAATTCCTTCTTTTGAGAAGCTGGGTATCCCTGAAGTTTTAATCAGTTTGGTACGTAAAACCAGGGGGCTGGTGCTCGTAACCGGGCCTACGGGGAGCGGTAAATCAACAACTTTAGCGGCGATGATAGATTTAATTAATCGGGAAAAAAGCTGTCATATCATTACTCTGGAGGATCCCATTGAGTACGTACACCATCATAAAAAAAGTGTCATAAACCAGCGTGAAATCGGTATCGATACAGAAACCTTTGCCAGTGCCCTAAGAGCAGCTCTGCGTGAAGATCCTGATGTTATTTTAGTAGGAGAAATGCGCGATCCGGAAACCATTGCGACTGCAATTACTGCGGCTGAGACCGGTCATCTGGTTTTTGCGACCTTACATACATCCAGTGCATCTCAAACCATTGACCGGATTATCGACGTTTTCCCGCCCCACCAGCAGCAGCAGATTAAGATTCAACTGGCCAATACTATTCAAGGTATTATAGCCCAACAACTTATTCCAAGAGCGGATAAGACCGGTAGAGTTGCTGCGTTTGAAATATTGTTAGCAACACCGGCCATTAGAAATTTAATTAGAGAAGGCAAAACTTATCAGATAATCAGTCAAATACAAACAGGGAGTAAGTTCGGGATGAAGACACTGGATGCGAGTCTTAGTGAGCTATGCAGAAAGGGCTTAATTAGTAAAGAAGAACTGCTAAATCGTGCTGCCGATGTTGAAAATATGAAAAGGCTATTTTAGACAGTAATCAACAGATAAGGCTTTAGTTAAAAATGTCAAATTAAAGAAACTTTTTAATTAAAGAAGCTTTTTAGGAGGGAAATTTTTGTAAAAAATCGAATAATTAGTGCATTAAAAGGTATTGAGGGGGGGGTAAAAATTAATCTGGATTTTATCCAACTGGCGGCTATTCTTGAATCAGCACCAAATATGATTTGGCGATCCGATCAAAGTGGTAAATGCGACTATTTCAATAGGACATGGCTGGAATTTAGGGGTAAGACTTTGGAAGAAGAGTCAGGTGATGGCTGGACAAAAGGAATTCACCCGGAAGATACTGACTATTGTTTAGGGATTTATTTAGAATCGTTTCATAAACGGAAGCCTTTTAAAATGGTATACCGTCTAATGCGTTATGACGGCCGGTGGCGTTGGATTGAAGACACAGGGGTGCCATATTATGATAACGCCGGCAATTTTTTAGGCTATATCGGCAGCTGCATCGATGTAACAGAAAGAGTGGAAGGTGAACGGCTTAAAGATATAGCTCTAAAAGACGGTTTAACCGGAACATTAAACCGTTCATACTTTGAACAATTGTTAAACCATGAGTTTAATAAAGCTAAACAGTACAAAACAAAATTATCACTTATAATGTTGGACATTGACAATTTTAAAAGCATTAACGATCGGTATGGCCACTTGGTTGGAGATGAATCGCTGAAGATTTTGGGAGAAGTTATACGTAGTAATGTTCGTAAAGATGATATGGTTGGTCGCTATGGAGGTGATGAAATTTTAATTATGCTTCCGGGAACCGGCATAGATGAAGCCTTTAACATAGCTGAGAGAATTCGCCTGGAATGTCAAAAGAGTACAGTAACTACTGCCCAGGCTAATATTAGTTTATCCTCCAGTATTGGCGTTGTAGAGTTTACTGCGGAAGATAATTTCGGCGATTTAATAGAAAAAGCTGACAAGGCCATGTATTTTTCAAAGAAATCCGGTGGCAATATAAGTAGTAAATTTTCAGGGGATCTCTAATTGCAGCAGCTTGTGTGTGCTGTGTATGGTTAGCTGTCGCAGAAAATATAAACTTTTGACAAAATGATTCATATAGTGATAATACATTGGGAGATAAAATATGGAACGACTATATGAGCTTATTACAAGTCATGAGGACTGGCTATTAGACCGTGTTCTTGATTATGCAAAGAAGCATAACTACGTAAAATATACCTCAACACTTAGAGAAGCCTGGCGCATGTCAATCGCCGGTTTATCCGAAAGGATCCTGGCGGTATTGCGGGATAATACTCAACTTTTGGAGCTGGGGCCGGATACTGATTATAACCGGGATGTAATTGCATCCTACGGTATCCTGCAGGCAAGGAAACACCGTGAGCGCGGGGTTGAGCTGGGTATGTTTTTCGGGTTATTGAAATATTACCGGCAGAGCTATGTCGATCTTGTTTTACAAGCAGGTTTGGAGCAGGATTGCGAAAAACATTACTGTTTATTAATCGGTAGTTTCTTTGATCGACTCGAGGTTGGGTTATGTGCGGAATGGGGCAAGGTAAGCCAAGACAGTCTTATAAGGGAATTACAAACCGGCAACCGGGCTATGACCAATGAAAAAAACAAGTTCCTGACTGTTTATGAGAGCCTGCCCAATCCCGTTATTCTTTTGGATTCCCAAAACCGTGTTGATATCATGAACCTTGCTGCAGCGGAACTGTTTCAGGATTATTGTACCCCGGGAGTGTGTTATTATGGTCCGGGATCGGATATAGAAACTATACCCTGGCTGGCTAACGAGTTAGCCGTTTTTAGTGGAAGCAATGAACAGGAAGCTATTTTGGAGAAGAAAATTGATACCAGGCGGGGGACCTTTTATTTTGAGATTAAACTAAAACAAATGCTTGACATCAGTGAAAAGTTCACCGGTACGGTCGTTATCCTAAATGACATCACTAAGCGCAAAAAAGCTGAGGAGGCAGCTGAACATATCAATGAGGAATTAAATCAAATATTCAATACCGCGGCCGGCGGGATGCGTGTTATTGACAAAAACTTTAATGTGCTCCGAATTAATGATACATTTGCGAATTTGGCAGGCCTGAGCCCCGAAGAAGCCGCAGGTAAAAAGTGTTACGAAATGTTTAGGGGAAGCTTTTGTCATACCCCTGATTGCCCCCTGGCCCGAATTATCAGCGGCGATGAACGCGTGGAATATGATATGGAAAAAGAACGACGCGACGGAGTTAAAATTCCATGCATTGTGACGGCAACTCCGTTTTTGGCACCAAGTGGGGAACTGCTTGGTATAGTTGAAGATATTAGGGATATCAGCGAGCGCAAGCAGGCTGAAGACCGCATTCGCCGCAATGCTGAGCGAGCTGAGACATTGGCTCAAATTTCCCAAGAGCTTTCCGTTGTCGGGCTGGAATATGAGGCTGTATTGGATACAGTTGTACAGAAGGTAGCAGGGTTGATTGGCGATGCCTGCGTAGTCAATATGCTGTCTGACGACGGGCAGTGGCTTAAGCCTGTTGCCTTTTATCACCCCAACCCGCGGGCGCTGGACCTACTGCGTAATATATTGACCGGGCCGGCATTGCGCGCGGATGAAGAACCGTTCAACCGCGTTATACTAACGGGGCGGCAGCTGCTTATTCAGGGTGTATCTGTTAGAAATTCAGGGGTATTTGCCGGGCCGGAATTCAGTCCGTACTTAGATGAAGTCGGGTTGCAAAGCATATTGATCGCGCCGCTGCGCGTGAAGGGGGGTGTTATTGGTACACTGGTTGTTGCACGCGATAAGCATGGACAACCTTATAATACTGAAGAACAAAGTTTTTTACAAAATTTGGCTGATCGTATTGCCCTTACCATTACCAATGCCCGGCTGTACGAAAAAGCCAGGAGACGCCTTAAACAGGTTCATGCCCTGCGCAAAATTGATATGGCAATTGCTGCCAACTTAAAAATGAATGCAATTTTTGAGGTCATATTGGACCAGGTAGTAGCTCAACTTGATGTTGACGCCGCCGATATTTTACAGCTTCACAAGGATACCCAAACTCTGGAATATGCGGCCGGCCGGGGATTCCGAGGTAAAAGCATTGAACAATCACGCCTGCGCCTGGGTGAGGGATATGCCAGTCAAGTCATATTGGAAAACCGGATCATACATATTCCCAATCTTGCTGAGGTGAGGAGCACTTTTTTGCGCACGCCACTGCTGGAGGGTGAAGATTTTATTACCTATATAGGTGTGCCGCTTGTAGCTAAAGGGGAGGTAATGGGTCTGCTGGAAATTTATCACCGCGCTCCGCTGGATCCCGATACGGAATGGCTGGAATATTTAGAGACTCTGGCGGGCCAGGCGTCCATAGCTATAGATAACGCCGCACTTTTCAGCGAACTTCAGCGCTCCAACGATGAACTCAAACAGGCTTATGATGCTACCATCAGAGGTTGGGCCTACGCTTTAGACCTGCGGGATAAAGAAACCGAGGGCCATTCCCAGCGCGTTACTGAAATGACTTTACGTCTGGCGCGCGCCATAGGGATGAGTGAGGAGGAGTTGGTTTATGTGCGCTGGGGCGCGCTGCTGCATGACATTGGAAAGATGGGTGTTCCGGATCATATTTTACTGAAGCCCGGCTCGCTGACAGAAGAAGAGTGGGCAATTATGAAGCGGCACCCGGAATATGCTTACGAAATGCTGATTCCCATAAGTTATTTACAGCCGGCGCTGAATATCCCCTATTGCCATCATGAAAAGTGGGACGGCACAGGCTACCCGCGCGGGTTAAAGGGAGAGGAGATCCCGCTGGAAGCGCGTATTTTCGCCATAGTTGACGTGTGGGATGCGCTGTGTTCAGATCGACCTTATCGCCCCGCGATGCCTGAAAATAAGGCATTCGATTACATCCGCGGGCAGGCCGGTAAACACTTCGATCCAAAGGTGGTGGAATTGTTTTTGGGGCTGATGAGCAAAAAAAACGGAAGCGTATGAGATAAAGCTTATTAAAAGTATTGCCTGGGATATGTCGATGATATATAATAAGTTTACCAATAATATATAATTAAGGGCAAACTTACCGAAAGGTAGGGACGCAAAACCACGGGCCTAAAGATTTATCCACGGCAGCCGGGTTGCCTTAGGAATAAAGAT
This portion of the Desulfolucanica intricata genome encodes:
- a CDS encoding HD domain-containing phosphohydrolase, translated to MERLYELITSHEDWLLDRVLDYAKKHNYVKYTSTLREAWRMSIAGLSERILAVLRDNTQLLELGPDTDYNRDVIASYGILQARKHRERGVELGMFFGLLKYYRQSYVDLVLQAGLEQDCEKHYCLLIGSFFDRLEVGLCAEWGKVSQDSLIRELQTGNRAMTNEKNKFLTVYESLPNPVILLDSQNRVDIMNLAAAELFQDYCTPGVCYYGPGSDIETIPWLANELAVFSGSNEQEAILEKKIDTRRGTFYFEIKLKQMLDISEKFTGTVVILNDITKRKKAEEAAEHINEELNQIFNTAAGGMRVIDKNFNVLRINDTFANLAGLSPEEAAGKKCYEMFRGSFCHTPDCPLARIISGDERVEYDMEKERRDGVKIPCIVTATPFLAPSGELLGIVEDIRDISERKQAEDRIRRNAERAETLAQISQELSVVGLEYEAVLDTVVQKVAGLIGDACVVNMLSDDGQWLKPVAFYHPNPRALDLLRNILTGPALRADEEPFNRVILTGRQLLIQGVSVRNSGVFAGPEFSPYLDEVGLQSILIAPLRVKGGVIGTLVVARDKHGQPYNTEEQSFLQNLADRIALTITNARLYEKARRRLKQVHALRKIDMAIAANLKMNAIFEVILDQVVAQLDVDAADILQLHKDTQTLEYAAGRGFRGKSIEQSRLRLGEGYASQVILENRIIHIPNLAEVRSTFLRTPLLEGEDFITYIGVPLVAKGEVMGLLEIYHRAPLDPDTEWLEYLETLAGQASIAIDNAALFSELQRSNDELKQAYDATIRGWAYALDLRDKETEGHSQRVTEMTLRLARAIGMSEEELVYVRWGALLHDIGKMGVPDHILLKPGSLTEEEWAIMKRHPEYAYEMLIPISYLQPALNIPYCHHEKWDGTGYPRGLKGEEIPLEARIFAIVDVWDALCSDRPYRPAMPENKAFDYIRGQAGKHFDPKVVELFLGLMSKKNGSV
- a CDS encoding type IV pilus twitching motility protein PilT — translated: MHIEDIIRAAFELGVSDVHITVNSAPAFRLHGLLIPIDSPELAGKINIDLKKLTAEDTKGLARELMSGKQYEKFLDKGEIDFSCDLPELCRLRVNVYKQRNYISMAIRLINSEIPSFEKLGIPEVLISLVRKTRGLVLVTGPTGSGKSTTLAAMIDLINREKSCHIITLEDPIEYVHHHKKSVINQREIGIDTETFASALRAALREDPDVILVGEMRDPETIATAITAAETGHLVFATLHTSSASQTIDRIIDVFPPHQQQQIKIQLANTIQGIIAQQLIPRADKTGRVAAFEILLATPAIRNLIREGKTYQIISQIQTGSKFGMKTLDASLSELCRKGLISKEELLNRAADVENMKRLF
- a CDS encoding sensor domain-containing diguanylate cyclase, whose protein sequence is MLESAPNMIWRSDQSGKCDYFNRTWLEFRGKTLEEESGDGWTKGIHPEDTDYCLGIYLESFHKRKPFKMVYRLMRYDGRWRWIEDTGVPYYDNAGNFLGYIGSCIDVTERVEGERLKDIALKDGLTGTLNRSYFEQLLNHEFNKAKQYKTKLSLIMLDIDNFKSINDRYGHLVGDESLKILGEVIRSNVRKDDMVGRYGGDEILIMLPGTGIDEAFNIAERIRLECQKSTVTTAQANISLSSSIGVVEFTAEDNFGDLIEKADKAMYFSKKSGGNISSKFSGDL
- a CDS encoding TrkH family potassium uptake protein, which encodes MNTRIIIRVVGFVLLFITTAMLPSLIMSLYYGEGYKAFLYSIIITGLLGAAAFLVPVKSKEIGYREGFLIANIVWVLAVIVGSLPFIISEVLTPVDALFESTSGFTTTGASVIADVESLPRGLSFWRSMMHWVGGMGILVLVIALIPSFRLAGMQLLKVELTGPTKSKIMPRVIQTIRELYKIYILLTVLAVIALKIAGLTWYDSFYHAFSVVATGGYSSKNAGVGAFNSFAVEMILVVFMLIASINFTLLFILKRGKIISVLKDSEVKAFLAIVTVAFSLIGYDLYFSHGESSFESFRYSIFQTASLITGTGFATADYNVWPPFSQAILLNLMLIGGCAGSTCGGIKVIRFLILFNNIKKYFLRIIHPEVVTAVRVGKRIFPEDVVQGVQVFFFFYLSILGTATLVISSLGVDFITSLTAVAASLGNVGPGLELVGPSGNYSLIPPPGKIILSLCMVVGRLEIFTVLVLFSYRFWK